In Terriglobales bacterium, the genomic window TGGCGACCGGCTCCGCGCCGATGCCTATACTCGCACGCACAACTATCTGCACATTCCCGATCTGTGCGCGTGGCTAGGACAATCGCGCTTAAGCGTCGCGGCCCGGCAGGAACTGGCGACCTCGCTCGACCTGTTTCACTATGCCAACCCGCTGCTGCTGCTGTTGTTCTGCGCACAACTACAGGCGCTGGAAGGACCTATCGGGGAAGCCAAGGGGACGGTCCAAGCAGCAGTCCACCCGACTTATGTCGAAAGCCCGCTGCTGGGAGTCGAGGAGAATATGCCGGCCGCGGTTCGCCGCCGGTACGAGGAAATCCGCCGCGTTCTCGAAATGCCGTATGTCAATGTGGAATACGAAGCGATGGCACGGTACCCCGACTTTCTCAACTTTTATTGGGAGCTGCTGAAAGGCCTGCTGCAATCGCCGCTGTACCAGGAGTCGCAGTACGGCCTCCGCGAGACTGCCTGGAACCTGGCGCGGGAGCTGCCCGGCCCGCTGGAACTTTCCGTCGATCAACTGCTCGAGGCCGGCATGAAGCAGGAAGAGATTGCCTCGGTGGCACGAATTTTGGAGCTGTTCGTTAAGAATCTGAGCGGGCTGTTGATGAATGTGGCGATCGCGAAAATCGCGCTCGAAGGCGGGAACATCGTCGCCGAACGCAAGTCTGAAACTAAATCCGACTCGGAACGCGTCGCGTAATCAACAGCAACTCCTGTCCGGGTACAGCCCAGGCTCCTCCCGCTCACACCTGCTTGACCGATAGTTGCTCTCGCACGAAATCC contains:
- a CDS encoding halocarboxylic acid dehydrogenase DehI family protein, which encodes MHLLSEEAIDDGTRQLLAKIRHSLGLPALFIYYPALAAYPPFLRLHWQMMCSVVETANFFACGDRLRADAYTRTHNYLHIPDLCAWLGQSRLSVAARQELATSLDLFHYANPLLLLLFCAQLQALEGPIGEAKGTVQAAVHPTYVESPLLGVEENMPAAVRRRYEEIRRVLEMPYVNVEYEAMARYPDFLNFYWELLKGLLQSPLYQESQYGLRETAWNLARELPGPLELSVDQLLEAGMKQEEIASVARILELFVKNLSGLLMNVAIAKIALEGGNIVAERKSETKSDSERVA